Below is a window of Oncorhynchus keta strain PuntledgeMale-10-30-2019 unplaced genomic scaffold, Oket_V2 Un_scaffold_19327_pilon_pilon, whole genome shotgun sequence DNA.
actactgccatgtaatgtggttcagctgggcagtagactactgtcatcactactactgccttgtaatgtggttcagctgTGCAATagactactgtcatcactactactgccatGTAATGTGGTTCAGCTGTGCAATagactactgtcatcactactactgccttgtaatgtggttcagctgggcagtagactactgtcatcactactactgccttgtaatgtggttcagctgggcagtagaccactgtcatcactactactgccttgtaatgtggttcagctgggcagtagactactgtcatcactactactgccttgtaatgtggttcagctgggcagtagactactgtcatcactactactgccttgtaatgtggttcagctgggcagtagaccactgtcatcactactactgccttgtaatgtggttcagctgggcagtagactactgtcatcactactactgccttgtaatgtggttcagctgggcagtagaccactgtcatcactactactgccttgtaatgtggttcagctggGCAATAGattactgtcatcactactactgccatgtaatgtggttcagctgggcagtagactactgtcatcactactactgccttgtaatgtggttcagctgggcagtagactactgtcatcactactactgccttgtaatgtggttcagctgggcagtagaccactgtcatcactactactgccttgtaatgtggttcagctgggcagtagactactgtcatcactactactgccttgtaatgtggttcagctgggcagtagactactgtcatcactactactgccttgtaatgtggttcagctgggcagtagaccactgtcatcactactactgccttgtaatgtggttcagctgggcagtagactactgtcatcactactactgccttgtaatgtggttcagctgTGCAATagactactgtcatcactactactgccatgtaatgtggttcagctgggcagtagactactgtcatcactactactgccttgtaatgtggttcagctgggcagtagactactgtcatcactactactgccttgtaatgtggttcagctggGCAATAGattactgtcatcactactactgccatgtaatgtggttcagctggacagtagactactgtcatcactactactgccttgtaatgtggttcagctgggcagtagactactgtcatcactactactgccttgtaatgtggttcagctgggcagtagaccactgtcatcactactactgccttgtaatgtggttcagctggGCAATAGattactgtcatcactactactgccatgtaatgtggttcagctgggcagtagactactgtcatcactactactgccttgtaatgtggttcagctgggcagtagactactgtcatcactactactgccttgtaatgtggttcagctggGCAATAGattactgtcatcactactactgccatgtaatgtggttcagctggacagtagactactgtcatcactactactgccttgtaatgtggttcagctgggcagtagactactgtcatcactactactgccttgtaatgtggttcagctgggcagtagaccactgtcatcactactactgccttgtaatgtggttcagctggGCAATAGattactgtcatcactactactgccttgtaatgtggttcagctgggcagtagaccactgtcatcactactactgccttgtaatgtggttcagctgggcagtagactactgtcatcactactactgccttgtaatgtggttcagctgggcagtagactactgtcatcactactactgccatgtaatgtggttcagctgggcagtagactactgtcatcactactactgccttgtaatgtggttcagctgggcagtagaccactgtcatcactactactgccttgtaatgtggttcagctgggcagtagactactgtcatcactactactgccatgtaatgtggttcagctgggcagtagactactgtcatcactactactgccatgtaatgtggttcagctgggcagtagactactgtcatcactactactacctagtaatgtggttcagctggacagtagactactgtcatcactactactgccttGAACGTGTAGATGAAAAAAAGTGATGCAAATATTTGGTAAGTAGGTAACACTTTGTATTAAGGTTGGTCTTAACTAATATCAATATTGTATTAACATGTTGTTAGATAATGCTGTACTTTAACATGGATCATAATATGAATGAAACACTGCTTTGTGTTTCCTCCAGGATACGGTCACACCGCTCCGCTCTCCGACGGGGGAAAAGCTTTTTGTATCGTCTACTCTGTGCTCGGCATCCCcttcaccctcctcttcctcaccgcCGTGGTCCAACGCGTCATGATCTTCAGCACACGCCGGCCCGTCATGTATGTGTCCACCCGCTGGGGCCTGTCCAAACCTTTGGTAGCCATGGTCCACGCCACACTCCTTGCCATCCTGGCTGCTTCCTGTTTCTTCCTCATCCCGGCGGCCATCTTCTCCTCCCTAGAGGAGAACTGGAACTTCCTGGAGAGTTTCTACTTCTGTTTTATATCTCTCAGTACCATCGGACTGGGAGATTACGTACCAGGAGAGTCCTTCAACCAGAGGTTCAGACAGATCTATAAAGTGGGCATCACTGGTAAGTGTTCACATTCGTTTGCATGAATGTCTTTCAGCCCACAATAGGTGCTGGTCTTCCAAGAGTCCATGAGAGATTGATAAATGATCCAGAACTGGGGTGATGAATGATCTAGAACTGGGGTGGTGAATGATCTAGAACTGGGGTGGTGAATGATCTAGAACTGGGGTGGTGAATGATCCAGAACTGGGGTGATGAATGATCCAGAACTGGGGTGATGAATGATCCAGAACTGGGGTGATGAATGATCCAGAACTGGGGTGATGAATGATCCAGAACTGGGGTGATGAATGATCCAGAACTGGGGTGATGAATGATCCAGAACTGGGGTGATGAATGATCCAGAACTGGGGTGATGAATGATCCAGAACTGGGGTGATGAATGATCCAGAACTGGGGTGATGAATGATCTAGAACTGGGGTGATGATTGATCCAGAACTGGGTTGTCCAAATTAAAGTGAACTTAAATAACCATATAAATAGAGATACAGCATCATCCAACAGCTTGAGGCTCAGCATTGGACAGGTTTGTCTTGAGGCTCTGGGTGCTATTGGACAGGTTTGTCTTGAGGCTCTGGATGCTATTGGACAGGTTTGTCTTGAGGCTCTGGATGCTATTGGACAGGTTTGTCTTGAGGCTCTGGATGCTATTGGACAGGTTTGTCTTGAGGCTCTGGATGCTATTGGGCAGGTTTGTCTTGAGGCTCTGGATGCTATTGGGCAGGTTTGTCTTGAGGCTCTGGATGCTATTGGACAGGTTTGTCTTGAGGCTCTGGATGCTATTGGACAGGTTTGTCTTGAGGCTCTGGATGCTATTGGACAGGTTTGTCTTGAGGCTCTGGATGCTATTGGGCAGGTTTGTCTTGAGGCTCTGGATGCTATTGGGCAGGTTTGTCTTGAGGCTCTGGATGCTATTGGGCAGGTTTGTCTTGAGGCTCTGGATGCTATTGGACAGGTTTGTCTTGAGGCTCTGGATGCTATTGGACAGGTTTGTCTTGAGGCTCTGGATGCTATTGGACAGGTTTGTCTTGAGGCTCTGGATGCTATTGGACaggtttcaaatcaaatgtatttatatagcccttcttacatcagctgatatctgaaagtgatgtacagaaacccagcctaaaaccacaaacagcaagcaatgcaggtgtagaagcacagtggctaggaaaaactctctagaaacctaggaagaaacgtagagaggaaccagtctatgaggggtggccagtcctcttctggctgtgccgggtggagattataacagaacatggccaagatgttcaaatgttcatagatgaccagcagggtcaaataataataatcacagtggttgtagagggtgcaacaggtcagcacatcaggagtaaatgtcagttggcttttcatagccaatcattcagagtatctctacctctcctgctgtctctagagagttgaaaacagcaggtctgggacaggtagcacgtctggtgaacaggtcagggttccatagccgcatgCAGAACAGTTGAACCTGGAACAGccgcatggccaggtggactggagacagcaaggagtcatcatgccaggtggtcctgaggcatggtcctaggtctcaggtcctcagagaaagagagaattagagagagcatacttaaattcacacaggacaccggataagacgagaaatactccagatataacagactgaccctagccccccgacacaaactactgcagcataaatactggaggctgagacaggaggggtcaggagacactgtggccccgtccgatgatacccccggacagggcgaAACAGGCAGGATGTAACCCCACCCaccttgccaaagcacagcccccacaccactagagggatatcttcaaccaccaatttaccatccttagacaaggccgagtatagcccacaaagatctccgccacggcacaacccaagggggggcgccaacccagacaggacgaccacgtcagtgactcaacccactcaagtgacgcacccctgctagggacggcatggaagcgcaccagtaagccagtgattAGGCCCCTGTAATAGGGTAAGAGACAGAGAATCCCAATGGAGAGGTTTGTCTTGAGGCTCTAGATGCTATTGGACAGGTTTGTCTTGAGGCTCTAGATGCTATTGGACAAGTTTGTCTTGAGGCTCTAGATGCTATGCTACAGACTCATCTTGCTCTTTAGAAGCCAAAAACCAGAAGCCTTTTGCTGTGAAAGAGAAGACAGCTACTGGCTAAGAAGAGAGGAAAAAGGCTGATTTTGAACTTAGTAGGGGGTCCTGTATATTTGATTTGGATTGCCCTCAGCACTTCTGGCATGTTTGTGAAGTTTGGCTGACTCTGAGACAAGAGAATCTTCCCATATCTTTCCTGAACATCCGTTCTTCCTTCATCAATACACAGAAAGGCTTGGCATCATTGTAGACATCTAAATTAATGTAGACTGCTACTGATATTCAGAGACTTTAGTTGATCTAAATTCTAGTTAAAAAATGATTATGACCATAGTAATGATCATTATAATAATGAGATCATCTATTATTGGGAAAACCAACACCAAAACCTTCTACTGATTACACACTGCTTGCTGGGCTCATCAGTGCCCTTTCCCTCCCCCTAGTGGTTAGATAGAAAACAAACAATGTTGTGAGGTTGTGATTTCCATGCTATGAACTGAGTCAGCTGAGGGTTTCAATGAGCAAGTGATGAGTTGGAGAAGAGGAGCGCTGCAGATAGCCTATTCACTATTTATATCATACTATGCATGTGAGGATATGAACCATGGAGGGAGAGTGATCAAATGACAATATTaatggattctctctctctctctctctctctctctctctctctctctctctctctctctctctctctctctccagtctacctcCTCCTGGGCTTGGTTGTGATGCTGGTGGTCCTGGAGACGTTCTGTGAGCTGCAGCAGCTGAAGACCCTGAGGAAGATGTTCTATCTGAAGAAGGAGAAACCACAGGACCGCCTGGCTATACTGGAGCACGACCATCTGGCCTTCACCGCCGTGTCCCACCGGAACAACTCCACCTCGCTCAGGGAGGACAACACCAAGAACCTGCCCTTCGTTAGTGTCCCCGAGCTGGCCTCGCCCGGTGGGGACGACCCCATGATCGGCTAGAAAGTGGGTGGGGATAGTTAAAATGTTGGGGTGAAACTAGGGAAGGCCAAGGAGAGTAGAAGTGTAGTGAGGGGGGAGGGATGGTGAAACTAAGGTTGCAATCCAATTCTCTATCCTTCTTCTGAAGTGTGCACTTGATCACTGCATTTGTCactataccctgatgaagacagcttgtctgtcgaaacgtcGGTTATTAGGATATTAAATGATTGCATCTGAGCCCCTGGGTGTGCAGTTCTCCTTTTCTTTTTCAAGAgttctactctgctagctagaacctcgcctaaacaggtgttctactctgctagctagaacctcgcctaaacaggtgttctactctgctagctagaacctcgcctaaacaggtgttctactcccctagccagctcctcgcctaaacaggtgttctactccgctagccagcacctcgcctaaacacgTGTGCGTTTCTTTCGCCTCTTGATCACTGCCTACCATCAATTCTCTCCAGGTGAAACTCTCCCCAATCGATGCTTACACCAATTCAATGCTTGTCGATAAGAAGGGTAGAGAATCTGGATGCAGCCTATGAAGGAAGGGAAT
It encodes the following:
- the LOC118396649 gene encoding potassium channel subfamily K member 1-like, whose protein sequence is MLQSLTSNSCVRLIQSHKSTWYFLLLVLGYILYLIFGAVVFSSVELPYEDRLRQELRTIKKLFLQDHECLSEERLEEFLEKALEASNYGVSILNNSSANWNWDFTSSLFFASTVLSTTGYGHTAPLSDGGKAFCIVYSVLGIPFTLLFLTAVVQRVMIFSTRRPVMYVSTRWGLSKPLVAMVHATLLAILAASCFFLIPAAIFSSLEENWNFLESFYFCFISLSTIGLGDYVPGESFNQRFRQIYKVGITVYLLLGLVVMLVVLETFCELQQLKTLRKMFYLKKEKPQDRLAILEHDHLAFTAVSHRNNSTSLREDNTKNLPFVSVPELASPGGDDPMIG